The Mucilaginibacter yixingensis genome window below encodes:
- a CDS encoding glutamate--tRNA ligase family protein, which yields MSQPQFHKTRIAPTPSGFLHLGNALSFALTAAIAERSGAKILLRIDDLDRERVNREYVQDIFDTLNFLQIHWHEGPRNYEDYERDWSQTHRLDLYNEALKQLRDKGKVFACSCSRAAIKRASTDDSYPGTCLHKSIDLDAPDSSWRLITEADAKVDIRTYPEDIIETRLPANMRYFVVRKKDDYPAYQLSSIIDDLHFGVDLIVRGQDLWASTIAQEYLAQQMGLDAFGQITFYHHPLLMETGGLKLSKSAGSTSIKYLRDHGHSAMDVYGMIGRMAGIQREVKDWQELGKALLE from the coding sequence ATGAGCCAGCCACAGTTCCATAAAACACGCATCGCACCCACGCCCAGCGGCTTTTTACATTTGGGCAACGCGCTGTCGTTTGCGCTCACTGCTGCCATTGCCGAACGATCCGGAGCCAAAATACTACTGCGGATTGATGACCTGGACCGCGAGCGCGTAAACCGTGAATACGTACAGGACATTTTTGACACACTAAATTTCCTGCAAATCCACTGGCACGAAGGCCCACGCAATTACGAAGACTATGAGCGCGATTGGTCGCAAACGCACCGTCTTGATCTTTATAATGAAGCGCTAAAACAACTGCGCGATAAGGGCAAAGTGTTTGCTTGCAGCTGCTCACGGGCAGCCATCAAACGGGCGAGTACGGATGACAGCTATCCCGGCACCTGCCTGCACAAATCCATCGATCTGGATGCGCCGGACAGCAGTTGGCGATTGATTACAGAAGCTGATGCGAAAGTTGATATCCGAACTTACCCGGAAGACATCATCGAAACACGCCTGCCTGCCAATATGCGATACTTTGTAGTGCGCAAAAAAGATGACTACCCGGCTTATCAGTTATCATCTATTATTGACGACCTGCATTTTGGAGTTGATTTGATTGTACGCGGGCAGGATCTATGGGCATCAACCATTGCGCAGGAATACCTGGCACAGCAAATGGGGTTGGATGCTTTCGGGCAGATTACCTTCTATCACCACCCCTTGCTGATGGAAACCGGCGGCTTGAAATTGTCTAAATCGGCAGGCTCTACTTCTATTAAATATTTGCGGGATCATGGGCATAGTGCGATGGATGTGTACGGGATGATTGGGCGCATGGCAGGGATACAGCGAGAGGTGAAGGATTGGCAGGAATTGGGAAAGGCGTTATTGGAATAA